A window from Vigna angularis cultivar LongXiaoDou No.4 chromosome 7, ASM1680809v1, whole genome shotgun sequence encodes these proteins:
- the LOC108336690 gene encoding LOB domain-containing protein 12 gives MKESDYRQGTSSPCASCKLLRRRCSPDCILAPYFPSNDLCKFAMVHKVFGCSNITKILKNVPVEQRGDAVRSLVYEANARIRNPVYGCVGIISKLETQVSELQMQLAVVEEEILSIKMQQEFIFTNGGT, from the exons atgaaagaatctGATTACAGACAG GGTACTTCTTCACCTTGTGCTTCGTGCAAGTTGTTGAGGCGCCGTTGCTCTCCGGATTGCATCCTTGCTCCTTATTTTCCATCCAACGATCTTTGCAAGTTTGCCATGGTGCACAAGGTCTTTGGCTGCAGCAATATCACCAAAATTCTAAAG AATGTTCCCGTTGAGCAAAGAGGAGATGCAGTGAGGAGTTTAGTTTATGAAGCAAATGCACGAATTAGAAACCCTGTTTATGGTTGTGTTGGAATCATATCTAAGCTAGAAACTCAAGTTTCTGAGTTACAAATGCAGCTTGCAGTAGTTGAGGAAGAAATTCTCAGCATAAAAATGCAGCAAGAATTTATCTTCACCAATGGTGGTACATAA
- the LOC108337177 gene encoding protein FLC EXPRESSOR codes for MAGRKHAPSSFTRLDEARLAHSSSVAAVRALEDRVDKRHREIQNLIADNQRLAGIHVALKQDLAATQEDLRRLSATAAEVKAERDEEVREIYEKSLKVDAEVRAVAAMSAELDRVRADVQELAAAKKGLAAQLQTVDSDLERARAEAQFLPEIKADIEAMLHEIQRGRNAIEFEKKTHASNLEHKRVMDNNMIIMSSEVEKLRAELANAEKRARAAIAADAKPSPGYPPDNYDNREMGYGGVRYPPCSYGMHQMQAGVDSHSQNAAGAPLHHSYDHQRSQVPR; via the exons ATGGCGGGGCGCAAACACGCGCCCTCCTCCTTCACGCGCCTCGACGAAGCGCGCCTCGCACATTCCTCATCCGTCGCGGCGGTCCGCGCCCTCGAGGACCGCGTCGACAAGCGCCATCGCGAGATCCAGAACCTCATCGCCGACAACCAGCGCCTCGCTGGCATCCACGTGGCCCTAAAGCAGGACCTCGCCGCCACTCAGGAGGATCTCCGTCGCCTCTCCGCAACGGCTGCCGAGGTCAAGGCCGAGCGCGACGAGGAAGTGCGCGAGATCTACGAGAAGTCGCTGAAGGTGGACGCGGAGGTGCGCGCCGTTGCCGCAATGAGCGCCGAGCTGGATCGGGTGCGGGCGGACGTACAAGAGCTCGCGGCGGCGAAGAAGGGGCTTGCGGCGCAGCTGCAGACAGTGGATAGTGACCTCGAGAGGGCGCGCGCCGAGGCGCAGTTTTTGCCGGAGATCAAAGCCGATATAGAGGCCATGCTCCATGAGATTCAACGAGGAAg GAATGCTATTGAATTTGAGAAGAAGACACATGCTAGTAACCTTGAACACAAACGGGTAATGGACAACAATATGATTATAATGTCCAGTGAGGTTGAAAAGTTACGTGCTGAGTTGGCTAATGCAGAGAAGAGGGCAAGGGCTGCAATTGCTGCAGATGCAAAACCAA GTCCTGGATATCCTCCTGATAACTATGACAATCGTGAGATGGGGTATGGAGGAGTCAGATACCCTCCTTGTTCTTATGGCATGCATCAG ATGCAAGCTGGGGTTGACTCACATTCTCAAAACGCAGCCGGAGCACCCTTACATCATTCTTATGATCACCAACGTTCTCAAGTACCTAGGTAG
- the LOC108337840 gene encoding zinc finger protein CONSTANS-LIKE 7 — MGCTSVLRSPKKEEQEVPDAINSLLPNSNQSYSYEDFNILDEMEGVFNSKEEQNLLQQDSSSGEFHWDFMEWEEFARIEEEGEDENEGKEQVTESMRQYPFEEKQIKRENIVGFWEMDDEKMMALNLNLNYQEVLDAWSNRGSLWADDCSLSLETNNAYYNGEVPVLEEERARREASVLRYKEKRQNRLFSKKIRYQVRKLNADKRPRIKGRFVKRH; from the exons ATGGGATGTACTTCAGTACTCAGAAGCCCcaagaaagaagaacaagaggTACCAGATGCTATCAATTCTTTATTACCAAATTCTAACCAATCTTACAGCTATGAAGATTTCAATATTTTGGACGAAATGGAAGGGGTCTTCAACTCCAAAGAGGAACAAAACTTACTGCAACAAGACTCTTCGAGTGGCGAATTCCATTGGGATTTCATGGAATGGGAGGAATTTGCTCGCATtgaagaggaaggagaagacGAAAACGAAGGAAAAGAGCAGGTAACAGAGAGCATGAGGCAGTACCCTTTTGAAGAGAAGCagataaagagagaaaacattGTTGGGTTTTGGGAAATGGATGATGAGAAGATGATGGCTTTGAACTTGAACTTGAACTATCAAGAGGTTTTGGATGCATGGTCTAACCGAGGCTCTCTTTGGGCTGATGACTGTTCTCTTTCCTTGGAAACCAACAATGCTTACTAT AATGGAGAAGTGCCAGTGTTGGAAGAAGAGAGAGCGAGAAGGGAAGCAAGTGTTCTTAGATACAAAGAGAAACGTCAGAACAGATTGTTCTCAAAGAAGATAAGATACCAAGTTCGGAAACTAAACGCTGATAAAAGACCAAGAATCAAG GGTCGCTTTGTGAAGAGACACTGA